One part of the Saprospiraceae bacterium genome encodes these proteins:
- a CDS encoding aldehyde dehydrogenase family protein, whose translation MELTETATNLEYKLQQNFRKLQSEFFKNPNSDLQYRLNGLKRLETQLLKYKQHITEAIKQDLNKCEFESDTSEILTCLLELRIAKRELAKWMRPKMVATPTELLGSSHYIRQEPKGVVLIISPWNYPVNLSIIPLIAAWSAGNKIILKPSEISKNTADVIEQLIADTFSSNEVIVCKGDVQVAEILLKLPFNHIFFTGSQATAKKVMKAAAENLSTVTLELGGKNPLIIDESINLKKVVKDIVYGKCINAGQTCVAPDYILIPKTLKTEFVLQWNVAIENLYGSNLMNNSDYGGIINPIHYDRLINLIQSCLDQGAVLSEPIQCDPIQRKIKPVLLMNSKWEHPCMADEIFGPVLPIIEYEFIEPELNRMQSMDRPLVLYIFSEQKVFIEKVLNTVRSGGVTINNCLLNYCNFNLPFGGDQQSGQGSNHGIFGFEAFSHKRGISKQGKLINSLRFFYPPFDSWKVKILNIAFKYLGKV comes from the coding sequence ATGGAATTAACAGAGACCGCTACCAATTTAGAATATAAGCTTCAGCAAAATTTTAGGAAACTCCAATCTGAATTCTTTAAAAACCCAAATTCAGATTTACAATATCGATTGAATGGATTGAAGAGATTGGAAACCCAATTATTAAAATATAAGCAACATATAACAGAAGCAATCAAACAAGATTTAAATAAATGCGAATTCGAATCTGATACTTCAGAAATATTGACTTGTTTATTAGAATTAAGAATTGCAAAACGCGAGTTGGCTAAATGGATGAGGCCTAAAATGGTCGCCACCCCAACGGAGTTATTGGGTAGTTCACATTACATTCGACAGGAACCCAAAGGAGTCGTGTTGATTATTTCACCTTGGAATTATCCTGTGAATTTATCAATCATCCCATTGATTGCTGCTTGGTCAGCAGGTAATAAAATTATTTTAAAACCTTCAGAAATTTCTAAAAATACAGCAGATGTAATCGAACAGTTAATTGCCGACACCTTTTCTTCAAATGAAGTTATAGTTTGTAAAGGAGATGTCCAGGTTGCAGAAATATTGCTAAAACTTCCATTTAATCATATTTTCTTTACGGGTTCTCAAGCTACCGCTAAGAAAGTTATGAAAGCTGCTGCTGAAAATTTAAGTACGGTAACCCTGGAGTTAGGTGGAAAGAATCCATTGATTATAGATGAATCTATCAATTTAAAAAAAGTCGTTAAAGATATTGTGTATGGCAAGTGTATTAATGCAGGTCAAACCTGTGTAGCACCAGATTATATCTTAATTCCTAAAACACTTAAAACTGAATTTGTATTGCAATGGAATGTTGCAATTGAAAATTTATATGGCAGTAACTTAATGAATAATTCTGATTATGGTGGAATCATAAATCCCATTCATTATGATAGATTGATAAATTTAATTCAATCTTGTTTAGATCAAGGAGCAGTATTATCTGAACCAATTCAATGTGACCCAATCCAAAGAAAGATAAAACCGGTGCTATTAATGAATTCAAAATGGGAACATCCTTGTATGGCCGATGAAATTTTTGGACCCGTTTTACCGATTATCGAGTATGAATTTATTGAACCTGAATTGAATAGAATGCAATCTATGGATCGACCTTTGGTTTTATATATTTTTAGTGAGCAGAAAGTATTTATTGAAAAGGTATTAAACACTGTAAGATCTGGTGGTGTAACTATTAATAATTGCTTATTGAATTATTGTAATTTTAATTTGCCGTTTGGAGGGGACCAACAAAGTGGCCAGGGTTCAAATCATGGAATTTTTGGATTTGAAGCGTTTTCTCATAAACGAGGTATTAGCAAACAAGGGAAATTAATTAATTCACTTCGTTTTTTTTATCCGCCATTTGATTCCTGGAAAGTGAAAATATTAAATATTGCTTTTAAATATTTAGGTAAAGTATGA